The following proteins are co-located in the Pseudomonas cavernae genome:
- a CDS encoding universal stress protein — protein MPYQHILIAIDLSEECHPVMLRAQELAISSQAKLSLVHIVEPMAMAFGGDVPMDLSMLQQQQFDQARERMHGFASRYPQLSVDNRHLVYGQPRQEIHRLAQEQGCDLIVVGSHGRHGLALLLGSTANDVLHGAPCDVLAVRLKKPE, from the coding sequence ATGCCCTACCAGCACATTCTGATCGCCATCGATCTATCCGAAGAATGTCATCCGGTCATGCTGCGTGCGCAGGAACTCGCGATCAGCAGCCAGGCCAAGCTGTCCTTGGTGCATATCGTCGAGCCCATGGCCATGGCCTTTGGTGGCGATGTGCCGATGGACCTGTCGATGCTCCAGCAGCAGCAATTCGACCAGGCCCGCGAGCGTATGCACGGCTTCGCCAGTCGCTATCCGCAGCTCAGCGTCGACAACCGCCACCTGGTATACGGCCAGCCGCGCCAGGAAATCCACCGCCTGGCCCAGGAACAGGGCTGCGACCTGATCGTCGTCGGCAGCCATGGCCGCCACGGCTTGGCCCTGCTGCTCGGTTCCACCGCCAATGACGTCCTGCACGGCGCCCCCTGCGACGTACTGGCCGTACGCCTGAAAAAACCGGAGTAA
- a CDS encoding DUF6901 family protein, which yields MAIEYRINLDTGHELNYRIELERGYDRERAERAPAWTRLEHQQCSNCPLKREDYSHCPAAVDLHRVIEDFHGLPAFKKAGFWVRTPEREYSKQVGLEEGLRALLGLIMATSACPTLAKLKPMAHNHLPFASNQEFILRAVSLYLARQYFNQREGRRADWALNGLVRVFQQLQLVNQAFWQRIHDTCEGDSNLKAFLSFFSMSSSMTYSLETQLQKIRPLVMSAGDSLE from the coding sequence ATGGCGATTGAGTACCGCATCAATCTCGATACTGGGCATGAGCTGAATTACCGCATCGAGCTGGAGCGCGGCTATGACCGCGAGCGGGCTGAGCGGGCACCGGCGTGGACGCGTCTGGAGCATCAACAGTGCAGCAACTGCCCGCTCAAGCGTGAGGATTACAGCCATTGCCCGGCGGCGGTCGACCTGCATCGGGTGATCGAGGATTTCCACGGCCTGCCGGCCTTCAAGAAGGCCGGCTTCTGGGTGCGCACCCCTGAGCGCGAATACAGCAAGCAGGTCGGCCTGGAGGAGGGTCTGCGTGCGCTGCTCGGGCTGATCATGGCCACCAGCGCCTGCCCGACGTTGGCCAAGCTCAAGCCGATGGCGCACAACCACCTGCCGTTCGCCAGCAATCAAGAGTTCATCCTGCGTGCGGTTTCGCTCTATCTGGCGCGGCAGTATTTCAATCAGCGTGAGGGTCGACGCGCGGATTGGGCGCTGAATGGGCTGGTGCGGGTGTTCCAGCAGCTGCAGTTGGTCAATCAGGCCTTCTGGCAGCGGATTCACGATACCTGCGAAGGCGATTCCAACCTCAAGGCGTTCCTGAGCTTCTTCTCCATGTCGTCGAGCATGACCTACTCGCTGGAGACGCAGTTACAAAAGATTCGCCCGCTGGTGATGAGCGCGGGCGATTCGCTGGAGTAA
- a CDS encoding ATP-binding cassette domain-containing protein encodes MTLLKFSDVSLAYGAMPLLDRVSWQIARGERVCIIGRNGTGKSSLLRLVKGDQHADDGEIWRAPGLKIGELPQELPRADERTVFDVVAEGLSGVGALLAEYHHLSQNIHSDADLDKLMHVQHDLEARDGWRLQQLVDSTLSRLQLPADKTLAELSGGWRRRVLLAQALVSEPDLLLLDEPTNHLDIGAIAWLEEALLGFQGAVLFITHDRSFLQNLATRILELDRGGLIDWNGDYASFLVHKEQQLAAEETANALFDKRLAQEEVWIRQGIKARRTRNEGRVRALKAMRAERAERRERQGKANIQLDTADKSGKQVMVAEHISFAHPGGPKLIDDFSLVLQRSDRIGLLGANGTGKTTLLKLLLGDLQPTEGVIEVGTRLEVAYFDQLRHQLELEKTVIDNVAEGRDFITIDGQNRHVLSYLGDFLFSPQRARTPVKALSGGERARLLLAKLFSKPANLLVLDEPTNDLDVETLELLEEVLLSFPGTVLMVSHDRAFLDNVVTSTLVFEGEGLVREYVGGYQDWLRQGGSPRLLGVGESKSGKAEMVAPTPEAATSAPAVAEAAPVAKKKLSYKLQRELEALPGLIEAQEEKIAVLNAEVADPAFYQRPASETGAALQRLETLQYELDALLERWAELDE; translated from the coding sequence ATGACCCTGCTCAAGTTCAGCGATGTGTCCCTGGCCTACGGCGCGATGCCGCTGTTGGACCGGGTGTCCTGGCAAATCGCCCGGGGCGAGCGGGTGTGCATCATCGGCCGCAATGGTACCGGCAAGTCTAGCCTGCTGCGCCTGGTCAAGGGTGACCAGCACGCCGACGACGGCGAGATCTGGCGCGCGCCGGGGCTGAAGATCGGCGAACTGCCGCAAGAACTGCCGCGCGCCGACGAGCGGACGGTGTTCGACGTGGTGGCCGAGGGCCTGTCCGGCGTCGGCGCCTTGCTCGCCGAATATCACCACCTCAGCCAGAACATCCATTCCGACGCCGATCTGGACAAGCTCATGCATGTCCAGCACGACCTCGAAGCGCGCGATGGCTGGCGCCTGCAACAGCTGGTGGACAGCACCCTCAGCCGCCTGCAGTTGCCGGCCGACAAGACCCTCGCCGAACTGTCCGGTGGCTGGCGTCGTCGCGTGCTGCTGGCCCAGGCGCTGGTCTCCGAGCCGGATCTGCTGCTGCTCGACGAGCCGACCAACCACCTCGACATCGGCGCCATCGCCTGGCTGGAAGAGGCGCTGCTGGGTTTCCAGGGTGCCGTGCTGTTCATCACCCACGACCGTTCCTTCCTGCAGAACCTGGCGACGCGCATCCTCGAGCTGGATCGCGGCGGCCTGATCGACTGGAACGGCGACTACGCCAGCTTCCTGGTGCACAAGGAGCAGCAGCTGGCGGCGGAAGAAACCGCCAATGCGCTGTTCGACAAGCGCCTGGCCCAGGAGGAAGTGTGGATTCGCCAGGGCATCAAGGCCCGCCGAACCCGCAACGAAGGCCGCGTGCGGGCGCTCAAGGCGATGCGCGCCGAGCGTGCCGAACGCCGCGAGCGCCAGGGCAAGGCCAATATCCAGCTGGATACCGCGGACAAGTCCGGCAAACAGGTGATGGTTGCCGAGCACATCAGCTTCGCTCATCCGGGCGGACCGAAGCTGATCGATGACTTCTCCCTGGTCTTGCAGCGCTCCGACCGCATCGGTCTGCTCGGCGCCAACGGCACCGGCAAGACCACGCTGCTCAAGCTGCTGCTCGGCGACCTGCAACCGACCGAAGGCGTCATCGAGGTCGGCACACGCCTGGAAGTGGCGTATTTCGACCAGTTGCGTCACCAGTTGGAGCTGGAGAAGACCGTCATCGACAACGTCGCCGAAGGTCGCGACTTCATCACCATCGATGGCCAGAACCGCCATGTGCTCAGCTATCTGGGTGATTTCCTGTTCAGCCCGCAACGTGCCCGCACACCGGTCAAGGCGCTGTCCGGCGGCGAACGGGCACGCCTATTGCTCGCCAAGCTGTTCAGCAAGCCGGCCAACCTGCTGGTGCTCGACGAGCCGACCAACGACCTCGACGTGGAAACCCTCGAACTGCTGGAGGAAGTGCTGCTGAGCTTCCCCGGCACCGTGCTGATGGTCAGCCACGACCGGGCCTTCCTCGACAACGTGGTGACCAGCACCCTGGTGTTCGAGGGCGAAGGGCTGGTGCGCGAGTACGTCGGCGGTTACCAGGACTGGCTGCGCCAGGGTGGTTCGCCACGTCTGCTGGGTGTCGGCGAGAGCAAGTCGGGTAAGGCCGAGATGGTCGCCCCGACCCCGGAAGCGGCCACGTCCGCCCCTGCGGTGGCCGAGGCTGCTCCGGTGGCGAAGAAGAAGCTCAGCTATAAGTTGCAGCGTGAGCTGGAAGCCTTGCCGGGATTGATCGAGGCGCAGGAAGAAAAGATCGCGGTGTTGAACGCCGAGGTCGCCGATCCGGCCTTTTACCAGCGCCCGGCGAGCGAGACCGGTGCCGCGCTGCAACGTCTGGAAACCTTGCAGTATGAGTTGGATGCCCTCTTGGAACGCTGGGCTGAATTGGACGAATGA
- a CDS encoding transglycosylase SLT domain-containing protein: protein MRGRLLSLLSCFIFSTVTFSAAEAASLAQQRQYYDTAKRALAKGDAGPYRMYASALRDYPLEPYLAYDELTARLKSASNTEIEKFLTEHGDLPQANWMKLRWLRWLAERGEWQTFVNYYDPKMNFTELDCLYGQYQLSHGLKAEGNTTAEKLWLVGKSQPEACDVLFSMWSSRGQLTEEKRWKRAKLAAEARNYGLASHLVKTLPTLSSQGQLMLDVAQKPLMLNQTARFTPTSQTMADVVGLGLRRLAREYPDKAIDLLDSYSKRLPFSTEEKVAIAREIGLSLAKRFDSRALAVMTKYDPGLRDNTVSEWRMRLLLRLGRWDAAYQLSRQLPADLAKTNRWRYWQARSLQLAQPNSKEPLALYQPVARERDFYGFMAADQIKSPYQLNNKPLALDPKVIQKVRNTAGIRRALEFHARGQIVDGRREWYHVSRLFSRDELVAQARLAYDMQWYFPAIRTISQAQYWDDLDVRFPMAYRPTLVREARNRGLHSSWVFAVTRQESAFMADARSGVGATGLMQLMPATAKETARKFGIPLGSPQQVLIPEKNIQLGAAYLSQIHGQFNGNRVLASAAYNAGPGRVRQWLRGTNHLAYDVWVESIPFDETRQYVQNVLSYSVIYGHKLNAPQPLVEWHERFFDDQ from the coding sequence ATGCGCGGTCGTCTGCTCAGCCTGTTGTCCTGCTTCATTTTCTCAACCGTAACCTTCAGTGCCGCCGAGGCCGCCAGCCTGGCCCAGCAGCGCCAGTATTACGACACGGCCAAACGCGCCCTGGCCAAGGGCGATGCCGGTCCTTACCGGATGTATGCCAGTGCCCTGCGCGACTATCCGCTGGAACCCTATCTGGCCTATGACGAGCTGACCGCCCGTCTGAAAAGCGCGAGCAACACCGAAATCGAGAAATTTCTCACCGAGCACGGCGACCTGCCGCAGGCCAACTGGATGAAGCTGCGCTGGCTGCGCTGGCTGGCCGAACGTGGCGAGTGGCAGACGTTCGTCAACTATTACGACCCGAAGATGAACTTCACCGAGCTGGACTGTCTCTACGGCCAGTACCAGCTCAGCCACGGCCTGAAGGCCGAAGGCAACACCACCGCCGAGAAGCTCTGGCTGGTGGGCAAGTCGCAGCCGGAAGCCTGTGATGTGCTGTTCAGCATGTGGAGCAGTCGCGGCCAACTGACCGAGGAGAAGCGCTGGAAGCGCGCCAAGCTGGCCGCCGAGGCGCGCAACTATGGCCTGGCCAGTCACCTGGTGAAAACCCTGCCGACGCTCTCCAGCCAGGGCCAATTAATGCTCGATGTGGCGCAGAAGCCGCTGATGCTCAACCAGACCGCGCGCTTCACCCCCACCAGCCAGACCATGGCCGATGTGGTCGGTCTCGGTTTGCGCCGCCTGGCCCGCGAATACCCGGACAAGGCCATCGACCTGCTCGACAGCTACAGCAAGCGCCTGCCCTTCTCCACCGAGGAGAAGGTCGCCATCGCCCGCGAGATCGGCCTGAGCCTGGCCAAGCGCTTCGATTCCCGTGCCCTGGCGGTGATGACCAAGTACGACCCCGGCTTGCGCGACAACACCGTGTCGGAATGGCGCATGCGCCTGCTGCTGCGCCTCGGGCGCTGGGACGCTGCCTATCAGCTCAGCCGCCAACTGCCCGCCGACTTGGCGAAAACCAACCGCTGGCGCTACTGGCAGGCCCGCAGCCTGCAACTCGCGCAACCGAACAGCAAGGAGCCGCTCGCCCTCTACCAGCCGGTGGCGCGCGAGCGGGACTTCTACGGCTTCATGGCCGCCGACCAGATCAAATCGCCTTATCAGCTGAACAACAAGCCGCTGGCGCTCGACCCGAAAGTCATCCAGAAGGTGCGTAACACCGCCGGCATCCGCCGCGCCCTGGAGTTCCATGCGCGCGGCCAGATCGTCGACGGGCGCCGCGAGTGGTATCACGTCAGTCGCCTGTTCAGCCGCGATGAACTGGTCGCCCAGGCGCGCCTGGCCTACGACATGCAGTGGTATTTCCCGGCCATCCGCACCATCAGCCAGGCACAGTACTGGGACGATCTAGATGTGCGTTTCCCGATGGCCTACCGGCCGACCCTGGTCCGCGAGGCCCGCAACCGTGGCCTGCATTCCAGCTGGGTGTTCGCCGTCACCCGCCAGGAAAGCGCGTTCATGGCCGACGCCCGCTCCGGCGTCGGCGCTACCGGCCTGATGCAGTTGATGCCAGCGACCGCCAAGGAAACCGCGCGCAAGTTCGGCATTCCGCTGGGCTCGCCGCAACAGGTGCTGATCCCGGAGAAGAACATCCAGCTCGGTGCCGCCTATCTGAGCCAGATCCATGGCCAGTTCAACGGCAACCGTGTGCTCGCCTCCGCTGCTTACAACGCCGGCCCCGGGCGCGTGCGCCAGTGGCTCAGGGGCACCAACCACTTGGCCTACGACGTCTGGGTGGAAAGCATCCCGTTCGACGAAACCCGGCAGTACGTGCAGAACGTGCTGTCTTATTCGGTGATCTATGGCCACAAGCTCAACGCCCCGCAGCCGCTGGTCGAGTGGCACGAACGTTTCTTCGACGATCAGTGA
- a CDS encoding MOSC domain-containing protein, which produces MYLSALYRYPLKSGRGESLASARLDALGLQGDRRWMLVEAATGRFLTQRLLPQMSQLSALWNAAGGLTLSAPGRTSLEVALPDPDAELRGVSVWRDTLRVPDAGDAAAAWLSDFLGRACRLVQVPDSRARQVDTGYAQPGDKVGFADGFPLLLIGQASLDDLSARVGRSLEILRFRPNLVVQGSAPYAEDEWQRIRIGTLEFDVAKGCSRCVLTTVDPQSGERSTDREPLTTLETYRERDGEVYFGQNLINRGTGSLALGMEVEVLA; this is translated from the coding sequence ATGTACCTCTCCGCCCTCTACCGTTACCCGCTGAAATCTGGCCGTGGCGAAAGCCTGGCCAGCGCCCGCCTGGATGCCCTCGGCCTGCAGGGAGATCGCCGCTGGATGCTGGTGGAGGCGGCCACCGGGCGCTTCCTCACCCAGCGCCTGCTGCCGCAGATGAGCCAGTTGTCGGCGCTGTGGAACGCGGCCGGCGGGCTGACCCTCAGCGCCCCCGGGCGCACCAGTCTTGAGGTGGCGCTGCCCGACCCGGATGCCGAGCTGCGCGGCGTGAGCGTGTGGCGCGACACCCTGCGGGTGCCGGATGCCGGCGATGCGGCGGCGGCTTGGCTGAGCGATTTCCTCGGCCGCGCCTGTCGCCTGGTGCAGGTGCCGGACAGCCGGGCACGCCAAGTCGACACCGGCTACGCCCAGCCCGGCGACAAGGTCGGCTTCGCCGATGGTTTCCCGTTGTTGCTGATCGGCCAGGCCTCGCTGGACGACCTTTCGGCGCGGGTCGGGCGGTCGCTGGAGATACTGCGCTTCCGCCCCAACCTGGTGGTGCAGGGCAGCGCGCCCTATGCCGAGGACGAGTGGCAGCGCATCCGCATCGGCACGCTGGAGTTCGACGTGGCCAAGGGCTGCAGCCGTTGTGTGCTGACCACAGTCGATCCGCAAAGTGGCGAGCGCAGCACCGACCGTGAACCGCTGACTACCCTGGAAACCTACCGCGAACGCGATGGCGAGGTGTATTTCGGCCAGAACCTGATCAATCGCGGTACCGGCAGTCTGGCGCTGGGCATGGAAGTCGAAGTGCTGGCGTAG
- a CDS encoding chemotaxis protein CheV translates to MAGILDTVDQRTQLVGENRLEILMFRLAGRQLFAINVFKVQEVLHMPKLTLMPHRHPFVCGVVTLRGQTLPVIDLSRAIGMRPQLADERSTIIVTEYNRSVQAFLVSGVDRILNLNWEAILPPPGGAGRQHYLTAITKVDEQLVEIIDVEKVLAEIVPYNAKISGERLDDPVLAKARGREVLLVDDSSVALAQLRETLSQLGLKMHVASDGLKGLNMLKAWADSGERMTDKLLMVFTDAEMPEMDGYRLTTEIRNDPRLRDLYVVLHTSLSGSFNQAMVQKVGCDNFLSKFQPDKLVEVIRERLLRDQ, encoded by the coding sequence ATGGCCGGCATTCTCGACACGGTGGATCAACGCACCCAACTGGTGGGCGAGAACCGGCTGGAGATTCTCATGTTCCGCCTGGCCGGCCGCCAGCTGTTCGCGATCAACGTATTCAAGGTGCAGGAAGTCCTGCACATGCCGAAGCTGACCCTGATGCCGCACCGCCATCCGTTCGTCTGCGGGGTGGTCACCCTGCGCGGGCAGACCCTGCCGGTGATCGATCTGTCGCGCGCCATTGGCATGCGCCCGCAGCTGGCGGATGAGCGCAGCACCATCATCGTCACCGAATACAACCGCTCGGTGCAGGCCTTCCTGGTCAGCGGCGTCGACCGCATCCTCAACCTCAACTGGGAAGCCATCCTGCCGCCGCCGGGCGGAGCGGGACGTCAGCATTACCTGACGGCGATCACCAAGGTCGACGAGCAACTGGTGGAAATCATCGACGTGGAAAAGGTGCTGGCCGAGATCGTGCCCTACAACGCCAAGATTTCCGGCGAGCGCCTCGACGATCCGGTGCTGGCCAAGGCGCGCGGCCGCGAGGTGCTGCTGGTCGACGACTCCAGCGTGGCGCTGGCGCAGCTGCGCGAGACCTTGAGCCAGCTGGGCCTGAAGATGCACGTGGCGAGCGACGGCCTGAAAGGCCTGAACATGCTGAAAGCCTGGGCCGACAGCGGCGAGCGGATGACCGACAAGCTGCTGATGGTCTTCACCGATGCGGAAATGCCGGAGATGGATGGCTACCGCCTGACCACCGAGATTCGCAATGACCCGCGCCTGCGCGACCTCTACGTGGTGCTGCACACCTCGCTGTCCGGCAGTTTCAACCAGGCCATGGTGCAGAAGGTCGGCTGCGACAACTTCCTCTCCAAGTTCCAGCCGGACAAGCTGGTCGAGGTGATTCGCGAGCGCCTGCTGCGCGATCAGTGA
- the yegS gene encoding lipid kinase YegS, with protein MNERKALLILHGKQALNEEVRAAVQARRDEGWELAVRLTWEAGDARRLVDEALAAGFPILIAGGGDGTLREVAEALVQAGGGASLALLPLGTANDFARAAGVPLLPGEALELLEVAPRPIDLGEVGGHLFLNMATGGFGSKVTASTSEELKKVLGGAAYFLTGLTRFSEVHSAFGRFSGPGFAWEGEFLALGIGNGRQAGGGHLMCPQALVDDGLLDLCIVPAAQDLVGTLGTLLSGGILGLESVSISARLPWLEIDAPEGLDVNLDGEPMESPHLRFAARPAALRVHLPAGSPLLGAMPATQA; from the coding sequence ATGAACGAGCGCAAGGCGTTATTGATCCTGCATGGCAAACAGGCGCTCAACGAGGAAGTGCGGGCGGCGGTGCAGGCTAGGCGCGATGAAGGCTGGGAGCTGGCGGTGCGCCTGACCTGGGAAGCCGGCGACGCCCGCCGGCTGGTCGACGAGGCACTGGCGGCGGGCTTTCCGATCCTAATCGCCGGTGGCGGCGACGGCACCTTGCGCGAGGTCGCCGAGGCGCTGGTGCAGGCCGGCGGCGGAGCCAGTCTGGCGCTGCTGCCGCTGGGCACGGCCAACGATTTTGCCCGCGCCGCCGGGGTGCCGCTGCTGCCGGGCGAGGCCCTCGAGCTGCTGGAGGTGGCGCCGCGGCCGATCGACCTGGGCGAGGTCGGCGGTCATCTATTCCTCAATATGGCCACCGGCGGCTTCGGCTCCAAGGTCACCGCCAGCACCTCGGAAGAGTTGAAGAAGGTGCTCGGCGGCGCGGCCTATTTCCTCACCGGGCTGACGCGCTTCTCCGAAGTGCATTCGGCTTTCGGCCGCTTCAGCGGCCCGGGCTTCGCCTGGGAAGGCGAGTTTCTCGCCCTCGGCATCGGCAATGGCCGTCAGGCCGGCGGCGGCCATCTGATGTGCCCGCAGGCGTTGGTCGACGATGGCCTGCTCGACCTGTGCATAGTGCCGGCGGCGCAGGATCTGGTCGGCACGCTGGGGACGCTGTTGTCCGGCGGCATTCTCGGCCTCGAGTCGGTATCGATCAGCGCGCGCCTGCCGTGGCTGGAAATCGATGCCCCGGAAGGACTGGACGTCAATCTCGACGGCGAGCCAATGGAAAGTCCGCACCTGCGCTTCGCCGCGCGCCCGGCGGCGCTGCGCGTGCACTTGCCGGCGGGCTCGCCGCTGCTCGGCGCCATGCCTGCTACTCAGGCGTGA
- a CDS encoding FGGY-family carbohydrate kinase, with product MSEPSYLLAIDNGTQSVRALLFDLAGNLVGKGKVELQAYYSQQPGWAEQDPEYYWQSLGEACRRLWQQVDIDKRLIKGVALTTQRGTLINLDAAGQPLRPAMLWLDQRRAEVRGRIKGPWGWLFKLIGEEATVDYFRAQAEVNWIAQQQPEIWAKTDKLLLLSGFLTHRLTGRFVDSLTSCVAYLPFDYKRLKWAAPRDWKWQAMPVRREQLPELVKPGERLGVISAEASRHTGIPAGLPLIAAGADKACEVLGAGGVEPSTACLSYGTTATINTTRKTYLETIPLIPPYPAAIPNHFNTEVMIYRGFWMVSWFKQEFGLREMQRAQELGVEPEALFDELVNGVPPGSMGLMLQPYWSPGIREPGLEAKGSIIGFGDVHTRAHLYRAILEGLAYALRQGKERIEKRSGSKISRLRVSGGGSQSDAAMQLTADIFGLPAERPHTYETSGLGAAIACAVGLGLHADFPTAIAAMTRIGRVFQPDPQAQRTYERLYREVYQRMYKQLKPMYESIRAITGYPQ from the coding sequence TTGAGCGAACCAAGCTACCTGCTGGCCATCGACAACGGCACCCAGAGCGTCCGCGCGCTGCTCTTCGACCTCGCCGGCAACCTGGTGGGCAAGGGCAAGGTCGAGTTGCAGGCCTATTACTCGCAGCAGCCGGGCTGGGCCGAGCAGGACCCGGAGTATTACTGGCAGAGCTTGGGCGAAGCCTGTCGGCGGCTCTGGCAGCAGGTCGACATCGACAAGCGTTTGATCAAGGGCGTGGCGCTGACCACCCAGCGCGGCACCCTCATCAACCTAGATGCCGCCGGCCAGCCGCTGCGCCCGGCCATGCTCTGGCTCGACCAGCGCCGTGCCGAGGTGCGCGGGCGGATCAAGGGACCCTGGGGCTGGCTGTTCAAGCTGATCGGCGAGGAAGCGACAGTCGACTATTTCCGTGCCCAGGCCGAGGTCAACTGGATTGCCCAGCAGCAACCGGAGATCTGGGCCAAGACCGACAAGCTGTTGCTGCTCTCGGGCTTTCTCACCCACCGCCTGACCGGGCGTTTCGTCGATTCGCTGACCAGTTGCGTGGCTTATCTGCCGTTCGACTACAAGCGCCTGAAGTGGGCGGCACCACGCGACTGGAAGTGGCAGGCCATGCCGGTGCGCCGCGAGCAATTACCGGAACTGGTCAAGCCGGGCGAGCGACTTGGCGTGATCAGTGCCGAGGCCAGCCGTCATACCGGCATTCCCGCGGGCCTGCCGCTGATCGCCGCCGGCGCCGACAAGGCCTGCGAGGTACTCGGCGCCGGCGGCGTGGAGCCGAGCACGGCGTGCCTGTCCTACGGCACCACGGCGACCATCAACACCACGCGCAAGACCTACCTGGAAACCATCCCGCTGATCCCGCCCTATCCGGCGGCGATCCCCAATCATTTCAACACTGAGGTGATGATCTACCGTGGCTTCTGGATGGTCAGCTGGTTCAAGCAGGAGTTCGGTCTGCGCGAGATGCAGCGCGCCCAGGAGTTGGGCGTCGAGCCCGAAGCACTGTTCGACGAACTGGTCAACGGCGTACCGCCCGGCTCGATGGGCCTGATGCTGCAGCCCTACTGGTCGCCGGGCATCCGCGAGCCGGGGCTGGAGGCCAAGGGCTCGATCATCGGCTTCGGCGACGTGCACACCCGCGCGCATCTTTATCGGGCGATCCTCGAGGGCCTGGCCTATGCCCTGCGCCAGGGCAAGGAACGCATCGAAAAGCGCTCGGGGAGCAAGATCAGCCGTTTGCGCGTGTCCGGCGGTGGCTCGCAAAGCGACGCGGCGATGCAGCTCACCGCCGACATCTTCGGCCTGCCGGCCGAGCGCCCGCACACTTATGAGACCTCTGGCCTCGGTGCAGCCATCGCCTGTGCGGTGGGGCTCGGCCTGCATGCCGATTTCCCCACCGCCATCGCCGCGATGACGCGTATCGGCAGGGTGTTCCAGCCCGATCCGCAGGCGCAGCGCACCTATGAGCGCCTGTATCGTGAGGTCTACCAGCGCATGTACAAACAGCTCAAGCCGATGTACGAGAGCATCCGCGCGATCACCGGTTATCCGCAGTGA
- a CDS encoding glycerol-3-phosphate dehydrogenase/oxidase, producing MSAWNAAWRERALPELAAREWDLIVVGGGISGAGILREAARRGWKCLLIEQRDFAWGTSSRSSKMVHGGLRYIAKGQWRLTRDSVHERQRLLGEAPGLVDPLSFVMAHYRGGFPGPRVFGGLLALYDAMAGKRNHLYYPLQELRYLAPGLKEERLLGGTRFFDAVTDDARLVLRVLDEARGDGGEALNGLKVLELRRENGRVTGLLAEDADSGARFTFRSRMVAQATGAWANRLRQAGGHEQIRPLRGSHLLLPGWRLPLAHAFSFMHEQGGRPVFVFPWEGATVIGTTDLDHSDDLDQDARISAAEVDYLLAACAQQFPTVGIARADVLSTWAGVRPVVSDGIAGKKPSDEKREHALWREPGCVTLAGGKLTTFRLLALEVLHACAPELGRAVDDYGTEVFRPQPTVPLPQLAPAQQRRLAGRYGRALPRLAELLEELGGERVGASDTLWAELGLAAEQELVLHLDDLLLRRTRLGLLLAQGAAAELPRIRALCQARLGWSDARWEEEVRRYLALWRSCYSLPIDG from the coding sequence ATGAGCGCCTGGAACGCCGCCTGGCGTGAGCGCGCGCTGCCGGAACTGGCGGCGCGCGAGTGGGACCTGATCGTCGTCGGCGGCGGCATCAGCGGCGCCGGCATCCTCCGCGAAGCCGCACGGCGCGGCTGGAAGTGCCTGCTGATCGAGCAGCGCGACTTCGCCTGGGGCACCTCCAGCCGCTCGTCGAAGATGGTCCACGGCGGCCTGCGCTACATCGCCAAGGGCCAGTGGCGGCTGACCCGCGATTCGGTGCACGAGCGCCAGCGCCTGCTCGGCGAGGCGCCGGGGTTGGTCGATCCGCTGAGTTTCGTGATGGCCCATTACCGCGGCGGCTTCCCCGGCCCCAGGGTGTTCGGCGGTCTGCTGGCGCTGTATGACGCCATGGCCGGCAAGCGCAACCATTTGTATTACCCGCTGCAGGAGCTGCGCTACCTGGCGCCGGGATTGAAGGAAGAGCGGTTGCTCGGCGGCACGCGCTTCTTCGATGCGGTGACCGACGATGCGCGTCTGGTGCTACGCGTGCTCGACGAGGCGCGCGGCGACGGCGGCGAGGCGCTCAATGGCCTCAAGGTGCTGGAGTTGCGGCGCGAGAACGGGCGGGTGACCGGCCTGCTCGCCGAGGATGCCGACAGCGGTGCGCGCTTCACCTTCCGCAGCCGGATGGTCGCCCAGGCCACCGGCGCCTGGGCCAATCGCCTGCGCCAGGCCGGCGGCCACGAGCAGATCCGCCCGCTGCGCGGCAGCCACCTGCTGCTGCCGGGCTGGCGCCTGCCGCTGGCTCATGCCTTCAGTTTCATGCACGAGCAGGGCGGGCGGCCGGTGTTCGTCTTTCCCTGGGAGGGCGCGACGGTGATCGGCACCACCGACCTCGATCACAGCGACGACCTCGATCAGGACGCGCGCATCAGCGCCGCCGAAGTCGATTACCTGCTGGCCGCCTGTGCCCAGCAGTTTCCCACCGTGGGTATCGCTCGCGCGGATGTGCTATCGACCTGGGCCGGCGTGCGCCCGGTGGTCAGCGACGGTATCGCAGGCAAGAAGCCTTCGGACGAAAAGCGCGAGCATGCGCTGTGGCGCGAGCCTGGCTGCGTGACCCTGGCCGGCGGCAAGCTGACCACTTTCCGTTTGCTGGCCCTGGAAGTACTGCACGCCTGCGCGCCCGAGCTGGGGCGCGCGGTGGACGATTACGGTACTGAAGTGTTCCGTCCGCAGCCCACCGTGCCACTGCCGCAACTTGCGCCGGCCCAGCAGCGCCGTTTGGCTGGTCGGTATGGCCGTGCCTTGCCGCGTCTGGCCGAGTTGCTGGAGGAGCTGGGCGGCGAGCGCGTCGGCGCCAGCGACACGCTGTGGGCCGAATTGGGCCTGGCCGCCGAGCAGGAGCTGGTGCTGCATCTGGATGACCTGCTGCTGCGCCGCACTCGCCTCGGCCTGCTGTTGGCGCAGGGCGCTGCCGCCGAATTGCCGCGCATCCGTGCGCTGTGCCAGGCGCGGCTGGGCTGGAGCGATGCGCGCTGGGAAGAGGAAGTGCGGCGCTATCTGGCGCTGTGGCGTAGCTGTTACAGCCTGCCGATTGATGGGTAG